The DNA region GAGGGCCGGATCCAGGTCGCGCCCTGACCGACACCCGCCCGCGCCCTGTCTGGCCGGACCGCCCAGCCGACGGCAGCTTCCCGGCGGAGCCGCCTTCGTGAGCGGTCAGAGGACGTGGGCCAGAAACTGACGGGTGCGGGCATCCCGGGCGTCGCGGAAGATCTGCGCGGGCGCCCCCTCCTCAACGAACTCCCCGGCGTCCATGAAGATCACCCGGTGGGCCGCCTCCCGGGCGAACCCCATCTCGTGGGTGACCACCACCATGGTCATCCCCTCCCGGGCCAGGTCCCGCATCACCGCCAGCACCTCGCCGATCAGTTCCGGGTCCAGGGCGGAGGTGGGCTCGTCGAACAGCATGATCTTGGGTTCCATGGCCAGCGCCCGGGCGATGGCCACCCGCTGCTTCTGTCCGCCCGACAGCCGCGCCGGGTAGACGTCCCGCTTGTCCAACAGCCCCACCTTGGCCAGCAGCCGCTCCCCCAGGGCCACCGCCTGGTCGCGGGACATCCCCCGCACCGTCAGCGGTCCCTCGATGACGTTCTCCAGCGCGGTCATGTGGGCGAACAGGTTGAACTCCTGGAAGACCATCCCCACCCGCATGCGGACCTGGCGCACCTGGGGCCACGCGCGGGCCGTCCGCTCGCCCGACGGCAGCGCGATGCCGTCTATCACCACCGTGCCGGCCGAGGGTTCTTCCAGGTGGTTGAGGCAGCGCAGGAAGGTGCTCTTGCCGGCGCCGCTGCGGCCGATGATGACCACCACCTCGCCCTGGCGGACGTCCAGGCTGACGCCCCGCAGGACGTGCAGCCGGCCGTAGAACTTGTGCAGGCCGCGCACCTGGATGATGGGCTCACCGTTCATAGGCGCGGGCCAGGCGGCCCTCCACCCGGGACTGCAGCGCCGAGAACAGGATGGTCAGGCCCCAGTAGATGGCCGCGGCGAACACCAGCATCTCCAGGGACCGGAAGTACTGGCGGCCGACCTTGGTGGCCCGGAAGGTCAGTTCCCACACCCCCATCACCGACACCAGGGCCGAGTCCTTCAGCATGGCGACGAACTCGTTGCCCACCGGCGGGACGACCACCCGCAGGGCCTGGGGCAGGACGATGCGCCGCATCACCTGGCCCCGGGTCATGCCCAGCGACAGGGCCGCCTCCACCTGCCCGCGGCCCACCGAGAGGATCCCGGCCCGGATGATCTCGGCGATGTAGGCGCCGTAGTTGATGCTGAGGGCGGCCACGCCCGAGGGAATGGCGTCCAGGACGATGCCCAGCTGGGGCAGCCCCAGGTAGATCAGGTAGACCTGGACCAGCAGGGGGGTGCCGCGGATGAACGACGTGTAGAATGTCGCCACTCCGTGGGCGACCGGATTCCCCGACAGCCGCCCCAGGGCGGCCACCAGTCCCAGGACCAGAGCCAGGGCGATGGAGACCACCGACACGCCGACGGTGATGGGGACCCCGCGGGCCAGAAACGCCGCCCACCCCACCATGAAGCCGTAGTCGAACCGAAAGCGGGCAAACAGCCCGCCCAGGGCCACCGCCAGGGCCAGCCACACCAGGACCAGCCTGATCTGCTGCGCCCGCGCAAAGGCGGCCAGCCGACGGCTGACCGCCTGCTCGATGGCCGCCGCCTCACCGGCGTGGGCCATGGTTGGTCCCTCCCCGGACCGCCGCGACGGATGCTACTTCTTCTTGGTCAGGTCCACCCCGTACCACTTCAGGGACAGCCGCGTCAGCGTCCCGTCGGCGTGCATGGCCCGCACGATCTCGCCCAGCCGTTGCACGAAGCGGGTGGGATCGCGCAGGGAGTGGCGGTCCACCGCGAACGCCAGGTGCTCGTAGTACACCGGGTCGCCCAGCAGCCGGATGGGCACCCCGCGCTTGATGGCGAACACCAGGGTGGGCAGGGCCGACAGGACAGCGTCCAGCCGCACGCCGTCGCCCAGGGCCAGATCCTGGATGGCGTCGGCGTCGGTCTCGTAGGTGCGGATGACGGCGTTTCTGACCTTGAACTCCACCGTCTCGCCGACCAGCCTGAGGGTGCCCCGCAGGTAGAGCTCGTAGGTGCACCCGCCGCACACGCCCACCCGCCGGCCGGCCAGGTCGGTCACGGCGCGAAACCGGGTGTTGGCCTTGTGGACGGCGAACTGGGCGGGGGTGAAGTAGTACGGTGGGGTGAAGTGCAGCACCTTCTGGCGGTCCTCGGTGATGGTCATGCTGCCGATGCTGACATCCCACCGGCCGCCCCAGCGTCCGCTGACGATGGCCTCCCACGCCGGCGTGACGAACTGCACCCGGACGCCCAGGCGCCGGGCCACCTCCTTGGCCACGTCCACGTCAAATCCGTCCATCTCGCCGCGGGCGTTGATGAAGCTCTGGGGGGCGTAGTTGGGATCCGTGGAGACGAACAGAAAGCCCCGCGCCAGGACCTCGTCCAGCAGGTCCCGGGGGGCGGCCCCGCCCGCGGGCAGCCCAGCCAGGCCGACCACCAGCGCCACCACAGCGGCTACCATCGGCCGCCTCATGGTCTCCCCTCCTCACCGGCTCTCTGGACCCCGGAGGTGCGCGCTGATCAGCGCGATGTGCTCCGGAGTCGTCCCGCAACAGCCTCCGACGATCCGGGCACCCATCTCCACCCACCGCCGCGCCCACTCCAGATACACCGGCGGGGGATACTCGTCGGTGAACATCCACTCGGGCGGGTCGAACCGGCCGATGTGGGGGTACAGGCCCACCGGCTGGCGGCGGTGGGCCGCCAGCTCCCGCAGCCCCGCGGTGGCGTCGGGGGGAGGCGCGCAGTTCACCAGGAGGGCGTCGGGCTGCAGGGGGCTGAGGGCGGCCACCGCGTCGGCGAAGGTCTCACCGGTGAACAGCCGGCCCCGCTCGTCGCACACGAAACTCACCCACGCCGGCAGGCCGCGCTCGCGGACCGCCTCCAGGGCCACGCGGGCCTCGCCGACGCTGTTGACGGTCTCCAGCAGGATCAGGTCCACGCCGGCGTCGGCCAGCACGTCCACGACCTCCCGGTACTCCCGGCGGGCCTGGTCCGGGGGCGGCGCCAGGTCGGGGCGGAAGCACCACTCCAGGGTGGTCACCGACCCCGCGATGGCCACCGGCCGCCCCCCGGCCGCAGCGGCCCGGGCGGTGCGGGCCAGGGCCACCGCCGCCCGCAGGGCCTGGGCCCAGCGCACGTCCAGGTCCCGGGCGCCGATGTGGCGCATGTGGTCCAGGTCGCGGAAGTGGCCGGCGAAGCTGCGGCGGGTGAGCTGAAAGGTGTTGGTGGTGATGACGTCGGCGCCGGCCCGGATGTAGTCTTCGTGGATGGCGCGGATCTTGTCGGGGTGGCTCATCACCTGATGGTCCGCCCACGACAGGTCCCGGCGGAGGATCTCGGTGCCGATGGCCCCGTCCAGGACCACCACCTGGCCCTTCTCCAGTCGCTCCCGGATGGCGTCGTAGGCACTCATCGGGTCAGCGGGCCACCTCCGCGTCCAGGATCCGGCGCAGCGCGGCGATGTGGGCCGGCGTGGTCCCGCAGCATCCCCCGATAATCCGCGCCCCCGCCCTCCGCCAGATGTCGGCGGCAGCGGCGTAGCGGGCCGGCGGCCACTCGTCGGTGCCCGTGAACTGGGGGAAGAATTCGAACTTCCAGCTGGGCGGGTCGAACCGCCCGATGTGGGCGAATCCGCCCGCGGGCACCGACCCCGCCCGCCGCAGGGCCGCTAGCGCCCGGGCGACGTCATCGGGGGGCACGCAGTTGACCAGGACCGCCTCGGCCCCCTCGGCGGCCACCGCGGCGGCAGCACCCGCGAGGTCCTCCCCTCCCAGAACGCGGCCGTCGGGGCCCAGGACAAAGCTCACCCACACCGGGCGGCCGGTCGTCCGGGCGGCCCGCAGAGCGACCAGCGCCTCCCGCAGCGTGTTCATGGACTCCAGCACGAACAGGTCGACGCCTTCGCCGGCCATGACCTCCGCCAGCTCCCGATGTTCCGATTCGGCCTCGTCGTCCGGAGGGACCAGGTCGGGCCGGAAGCAGTGGTTCAACGGGGACAGCACCCCCGCCACGGCCGGGCGCCGGCCTCCCGCGTCTGCCGCCTGCCGGGCCAGCCGCAGCGCCCGGCGGACCAGGTCGATGGCGCGACGGTCCAGGTCGGGCGCGCCGATGCGCCGCATGTGGTCCCGGTCGCGGAAGACGTTCAGGTAGGTCCGCCGGTTGAGCTGGAAGGTGTTGGTGCGGATGACGTCGGCGCCGGCCCGCACATAGTCCTCATGCACCGCCCGCACGGCGTCGGGGTCGGTCCTCAGACCGTGCCACCGCCACCGGACGCCCCGGCGGACCAGTTCGGAGCCGATCCCGCCGTCCAGCAGGACGGTCTGTCCGGAGGCCAGGCGCTGCCTGACCGCCTCGTAGGCTTCCATGGTGGGATCTTGACGGGTGCGTTTCTCCGCCCCCGCCGCCCTTCCTCCCCGCCGGCCGGTCCCCTATGCTGGGGGCGGGGGTGACCACGATGACTGCCGACCTGGCCGCGGCCCTGGCGGGCTACCTGGCGGGCAGCGTCCTGCCCGGGGAGATCGCGGTGCGCCGCCTGCGGGGCGCCAGCGCCGCCGACCTGCATGACAATCCCGGCGGCGCGGGGACCTGGCGCCTGCTGGGCCCCCGGACCGCCATCCCGGTGATCGCCCTCGACATGGCCAAAGGGGCTCTGGCGGCCTGGCTGGCGGGTCGGTATGCGTCCTCTCCCCTCTCCTATGCCTTCATCGCCACATCGGCGGTGGTGGGCCATAACTGGCCGGTGTACTTCCGGTTCCGGGGCGGGCGTGGGCTGGGGCCCGCGGCCGGTGCCTTGGCGGTCATCCACCCGCAGGTGTTCCTGATCTGCTTCCTGGTCGGCGGCCTGGCCGGGCTGCTGACCCGGTGGGTGCCGACCGTGGGAATCGTGGCCCTCCCCCTGATGCTGCTCGGGCTCGCCCGGGAGGGTGATCCGCAGGCCCTGCTGGCGGCCACCTGCATCTCCGCCGTCGTGGGCGTCCGCCAGCTGCCCTGGCTGTACACCCGGCTGAAGGCGCGCCTGGGGGCCGCCCACCCCTGAGGCGGGCCATGCCTCCGCCCGTCGCAGTTCTCACCGAGAGTACCGGAGGAGTCCCTCCCGATCTCTGCCGGGAG from Armatimonadota bacterium includes:
- a CDS encoding amino acid ABC transporter ATP-binding protein — protein: MNGEPIIQVRGLHKFYGRLHVLRGVSLDVRQGEVVVIIGRSGAGKSTFLRCLNHLEEPSAGTVVIDGIALPSGERTARAWPQVRQVRMRVGMVFQEFNLFAHMTALENVIEGPLTVRGMSRDQAVALGERLLAKVGLLDKRDVYPARLSGGQKQRVAIARALAMEPKIMLFDEPTSALDPELIGEVLAVMRDLAREGMTMVVVTHEMGFAREAAHRVIFMDAGEFVEEGAPAQIFRDARDARTRQFLAHVL
- a CDS encoding amino acid ABC transporter permease, translated to MAHAGEAAAIEQAVSRRLAAFARAQQIRLVLVWLALAVALGGLFARFRFDYGFMVGWAAFLARGVPITVGVSVVSIALALVLGLVAALGRLSGNPVAHGVATFYTSFIRGTPLLVQVYLIYLGLPQLGIVLDAIPSGVAALSINYGAYIAEIIRAGILSVGRGQVEAALSLGMTRGQVMRRIVLPQALRVVVPPVGNEFVAMLKDSALVSVMGVWELTFRATKVGRQYFRSLEMLVFAAAIYWGLTILFSALQSRVEGRLARAYER
- a CDS encoding transporter substrate-binding domain-containing protein, which produces MRRPMVAAVVALVVGLAGLPAGGAAPRDLLDEVLARGFLFVSTDPNYAPQSFINARGEMDGFDVDVAKEVARRLGVRVQFVTPAWEAIVSGRWGGRWDVSIGSMTITEDRQKVLHFTPPYYFTPAQFAVHKANTRFRAVTDLAGRRVGVCGGCTYELYLRGTLRLVGETVEFKVRNAVIRTYETDADAIQDLALGDGVRLDAVLSALPTLVFAIKRGVPIRLLGDPVYYEHLAFAVDRHSLRDPTRFVQRLGEIVRAMHADGTLTRLSLKWYGVDLTKKK
- a CDS encoding homocysteine S-methyltransferase family protein gives rise to the protein MSAYDAIRERLEKGQVVVLDGAIGTEILRRDLSWADHQVMSHPDKIRAIHEDYIRAGADVITTNTFQLTRRSFAGHFRDLDHMRHIGARDLDVRWAQALRAAVALARTARAAAAGGRPVAIAGSVTTLEWCFRPDLAPPPDQARREYREVVDVLADAGVDLILLETVNSVGEARVALEAVRERGLPAWVSFVCDERGRLFTGETFADAVAALSPLQPDALLVNCAPPPDATAGLRELAAHRRQPVGLYPHIGRFDPPEWMFTDEYPPPVYLEWARRWVEMGARIVGGCCGTTPEHIALISAHLRGPESR
- a CDS encoding homocysteine S-methyltransferase family protein, yielding MEAYEAVRQRLASGQTVLLDGGIGSELVRRGVRWRWHGLRTDPDAVRAVHEDYVRAGADVIRTNTFQLNRRTYLNVFRDRDHMRRIGAPDLDRRAIDLVRRALRLARQAADAGGRRPAVAGVLSPLNHCFRPDLVPPDDEAESEHRELAEVMAGEGVDLFVLESMNTLREALVALRAARTTGRPVWVSFVLGPDGRVLGGEDLAGAAAAVAAEGAEAVLVNCVPPDDVARALAALRRAGSVPAGGFAHIGRFDPPSWKFEFFPQFTGTDEWPPARYAAAADIWRRAGARIIGGCCGTTPAHIAALRRILDAEVAR
- a CDS encoding glycerol-3-phosphate acyltransferase, with amino-acid sequence MTADLAAALAGYLAGSVLPGEIAVRRLRGASAADLHDNPGGAGTWRLLGPRTAIPVIALDMAKGALAAWLAGRYASSPLSYAFIATSAVVGHNWPVYFRFRGGRGLGPAAGALAVIHPQVFLICFLVGGLAGLLTRWVPTVGIVALPLMLLGLAREGDPQALLAATCISAVVGVRQLPWLYTRLKARLGAAHP